The following are encoded together in the Gordonia insulae genome:
- a CDS encoding glycosyltransferase family 2 protein — protein sequence MNVPLPTTDIAPRPTLSVVVPVYNEEDTIGDCLSRLVDQLDDIAEIIVVDNNSTDSGMGIVEAFAARHPEVRTVRESQQGLVFARNAGMDVACGDLIARIDADTRVGSDWAATIVDFFVADPSGRWDALCGRGEAYGVPLAGRFDRWKIKIHPLGRRQAHRTVTEIPVLYGSNMVVRRDVWNRIRTRVSMRRDIFEDVDMGLCITEGGGRNAFLASLTVGVSARRMHSGLPAFVTYMSFLPRTFALHRRFAFTAGTALVYVPALTILHACRLMAIRVYDSDTGRWSPRKWRSPESDRVLP from the coding sequence GTGAACGTGCCGCTCCCGACCACCGACATCGCACCCCGACCGACCCTGTCCGTGGTGGTACCGGTGTACAACGAAGAAGACACGATCGGCGACTGCTTGTCCAGGTTGGTCGATCAGCTCGACGACATCGCCGAGATCATCGTGGTCGACAACAACTCGACGGACTCGGGAATGGGCATCGTCGAGGCCTTCGCGGCTCGTCATCCCGAGGTGCGGACGGTCCGAGAGTCGCAGCAGGGCTTGGTGTTCGCCCGCAACGCCGGCATGGACGTCGCCTGCGGCGACCTCATCGCGCGCATCGATGCGGACACGCGCGTCGGATCGGACTGGGCGGCCACGATCGTCGACTTCTTCGTCGCCGACCCATCGGGCCGGTGGGACGCGTTGTGCGGTCGGGGAGAGGCTTATGGAGTGCCGCTCGCCGGGCGATTCGATCGCTGGAAGATCAAGATCCATCCGTTGGGGCGACGACAAGCACATCGCACCGTCACCGAGATCCCCGTTCTGTACGGGTCGAACATGGTGGTCCGCCGTGATGTCTGGAATCGCATACGCACCCGGGTCAGCATGCGCCGCGACATCTTCGAGGATGTCGACATGGGGCTCTGCATCACCGAGGGCGGGGGTCGCAACGCCTTCCTCGCATCTCTCACCGTGGGCGTCTCGGCCCGGCGGATGCACTCCGGTCTACCCGCATTCGTGACCTACATGAGTTTCCTGCCGAGAACTTTCGCGCTGCACCGCCGTTTCGCCTTCACCGCGGGAACCGCTCTCGTCTACGTTCCGGCGCTCACGATCCTGCACGCCTGTCGGCTCATGGCCATCCGGGTCTACGACAGCGACACCGGGCGATGGTCTCCACGCAAGTGGCGATCACCGGAATCGGATCGTGTGTTGCCGTGA
- a CDS encoding ABC transporter permease — protein sequence MTAATGDLVLRNRVPVGATISQSLTMARRGLLKIKHNPQQLFDVIVLPIVFTIMFSTLFGGAIVGDVDAYLPLLIPGVLVQVAVAASVTTGVQLREDLDRGVFDRFKSLPIARVAPLAGALLANGVRYVVATVITVAVGVAMGYRPGSVGGLVAACGLIVVVAFTLSWIFALMGVLLDKASTVQGVSMLILMPLTFVSNALVPIDTMPGWMQTCAAVNPVSHLVSAARALAADGAAGAQIGYTLLGAAAVLAIFVPVTLRTYMRRT from the coding sequence ATGACGGCGGCCACGGGAGATCTTGTCCTCCGCAATCGGGTCCCGGTGGGAGCCACGATCTCCCAGTCCCTCACCATGGCCCGGCGCGGCCTGCTCAAGATCAAACACAACCCGCAGCAACTGTTCGACGTCATCGTCCTCCCGATCGTGTTCACGATCATGTTCTCCACGCTCTTCGGCGGGGCCATCGTCGGGGACGTCGACGCCTACCTGCCGCTGCTCATCCCGGGTGTGCTGGTCCAGGTGGCCGTTGCCGCCTCGGTCACCACCGGCGTGCAGTTGCGCGAGGACCTCGATCGCGGTGTGTTCGATCGCTTCAAGTCGCTGCCGATCGCGCGCGTCGCACCACTGGCCGGCGCCCTGCTCGCCAACGGCGTCCGCTACGTGGTCGCCACGGTCATCACCGTCGCGGTCGGCGTCGCAATGGGCTACCGACCGGGCAGCGTAGGGGGTCTCGTCGCCGCCTGCGGACTCATCGTGGTCGTCGCGTTCACGCTGAGCTGGATCTTCGCCCTGATGGGGGTCCTGCTGGACAAGGCGTCGACCGTTCAGGGCGTTTCCATGCTGATCCTCATGCCGCTGACCTTCGTCTCCAACGCGCTGGTCCCGATCGACACGATGCCGGGGTGGATGCAGACCTGCGCGGCGGTGAACCCGGTGTCGCATCTCGTATCCGCGGCGCGCGCGCTCGCCGCCGACGGCGCCGCAGGAGCCCAGATCGGCTACACCCTGCTCGGCGCGGCCGCCGTGCTCGCCATCTTCGTGCCCGTGACCCTGAGAACCTACATGCGGAGGACCTGA
- a CDS encoding ATP-binding cassette domain-containing protein, which yields MSGAALAIDAHGLTKSYGRSCAVDRVDLQIPEGGVFALLGTNGAGKTTTVRMLATLSRPDSGTARVFGLDVVRQAGAVRSLIGVTGQYASVDEDLTAMENLTIFGRLVGATSRKARMRADALLDQFGLTPVADRAVGQFSGGMRRRLDLAASMITTPRLLFLDEPTTGLDPRTRAQMWTTIRAMVLEGSTVLLTTQYLEEADQLADHVAVMDRGRVVADGTADELKARVGDNSVRLDLADPESVAEAAAVAARFAHAEVVVGRGDRQLSVPMDDLDLLPDLLMELRARGLRLRAVNVERPSLDEVFFALTGGTESEVAV from the coding sequence ATGTCCGGTGCTGCCTTGGCGATCGATGCGCACGGGTTGACCAAGAGTTACGGTCGTTCGTGTGCGGTCGACCGCGTGGATCTGCAGATACCCGAGGGTGGCGTGTTCGCCCTGCTGGGTACGAATGGTGCGGGCAAGACGACCACGGTGCGCATGCTCGCGACATTGTCGCGTCCCGATTCGGGCACCGCGCGGGTCTTCGGACTCGACGTGGTCCGGCAGGCCGGAGCGGTTCGCTCGCTGATCGGTGTGACCGGGCAGTACGCCTCCGTCGACGAAGATCTGACCGCCATGGAGAATCTGACCATCTTCGGCCGACTGGTGGGCGCGACGAGCAGGAAGGCCAGGATGCGAGCCGATGCCCTGTTGGATCAGTTCGGCCTCACACCGGTGGCCGATCGGGCGGTGGGTCAGTTCTCCGGCGGGATGCGCCGCCGACTCGACCTCGCAGCGTCGATGATCACCACGCCCCGGTTGCTGTTCCTCGACGAGCCGACCACGGGGCTCGATCCCCGTACGCGAGCACAGATGTGGACGACGATCCGTGCGATGGTGCTCGAGGGATCGACCGTCCTGCTGACCACGCAATACCTCGAGGAGGCCGACCAGCTGGCCGATCACGTCGCGGTCATGGATCGTGGCCGGGTGGTCGCCGACGGTACCGCCGACGAGCTCAAGGCCCGGGTGGGGGACAACAGTGTCCGGCTCGACCTCGCCGACCCCGAGTCGGTCGCGGAGGCCGCGGCCGTCGCGGCACGGTTCGCGCATGCCGAAGTCGTCGTCGGGCGCGGCGATCGACAACTGTCCGTGCCCATGGACGATCTCGATCTTCTGCCCGATCTGCTGATGGAACTGCGCGCGCGCGGGCTGCGGCTACGTGCGGTGAATGTCGAACGCCCCAGCCTCGACGAGGTCTTCTTCGCGCTCACCGGGGGCACCGAGTCCGAGGTCGCGGTATGA
- a CDS encoding condensation domain-containing protein: protein MKFTELSAYELPGGTVTRWTPVTDAEPTGWDTDARPLTYEHEDHITRAGVNCTAEMHESSWLGAVFEIDRAFDPDAMRRALLAWTRRHEAFRTTVTLSADTCGGVRQVRRTRSADAVSICSESAGRIESDAVRDVLISMFDRALSPLDWPHCMAATISDTDQSGSGSESFYMVFAADHSVMDAYSMFLSINELRQFYDAELENRAPTPSPIGSHVDFSASSRAAGETLTVDHPGIQRWRRFLDASGGRFPDLGLPLSEPLAAVDGPRDTDDRQRGWAGFVATADQVATLTALSRAAGHSTQTAVIAALALAHQELTGDPLLRAAMPMHTRHETQFVESVGWYVGIGPLEVDLAQAETIADVLAASAAGIGEAKRLSRLPYPRVAQLLGTHAEPEFVVSYLDLRFVPGATDWPGWRAQTLRGATRSESEVYLWVARTPTGMTVSTRYPGNEVAAANVRRLITTACTIVDAVIDAGAPMRDRSAPLPATSGHDERQPA from the coding sequence ATGAAATTCACCGAACTGTCGGCCTATGAACTACCGGGTGGCACGGTCACGCGATGGACGCCGGTCACCGATGCCGAGCCCACGGGATGGGATACCGACGCGAGGCCGCTCACCTACGAGCACGAGGACCACATCACTCGCGCCGGCGTGAACTGCACGGCGGAGATGCACGAAAGCTCATGGTTGGGTGCGGTATTCGAGATCGACAGAGCGTTCGACCCGGACGCGATGCGACGCGCCCTCCTCGCCTGGACCCGCCGTCATGAAGCGTTCCGAACAACAGTGACGCTGTCCGCCGACACCTGTGGAGGCGTCCGGCAGGTTCGACGCACCCGATCGGCCGACGCCGTGTCGATATGTTCGGAATCGGCCGGCCGGATCGAATCGGACGCCGTCCGCGACGTGCTGATCTCGATGTTCGACCGGGCGCTGTCGCCGCTCGACTGGCCGCACTGCATGGCGGCGACGATCTCCGACACCGACCAGTCCGGCTCGGGGTCCGAATCGTTCTACATGGTGTTCGCGGCGGATCACTCGGTGATGGATGCGTACTCGATGTTCCTGTCCATCAACGAGTTGCGTCAGTTCTATGACGCCGAACTCGAGAACCGCGCACCGACCCCGTCGCCCATCGGAAGTCATGTCGACTTCAGTGCGAGCAGTCGGGCGGCCGGCGAGACGCTGACGGTCGATCATCCCGGGATCCAGCGATGGCGGCGATTCCTCGACGCATCGGGCGGCCGCTTCCCCGATCTCGGCCTGCCACTCAGCGAGCCGCTGGCCGCGGTCGACGGGCCACGCGACACCGACGACCGGCAACGTGGTTGGGCGGGCTTCGTCGCGACCGCCGATCAAGTGGCCACGCTGACCGCATTGAGTCGTGCAGCGGGTCACAGCACCCAGACGGCCGTGATAGCGGCACTCGCACTGGCCCACCAGGAGCTGACCGGTGACCCCCTCCTCCGCGCGGCGATGCCAATGCACACCCGGCACGAGACACAGTTCGTGGAATCGGTCGGGTGGTACGTCGGCATAGGACCGCTGGAAGTGGATCTCGCACAGGCGGAGACGATCGCCGACGTACTGGCCGCATCCGCAGCCGGGATAGGTGAGGCCAAGCGTCTGTCGCGACTGCCTTATCCACGCGTCGCGCAACTGTTGGGCACCCATGCCGAGCCCGAGTTCGTCGTCTCCTATCTCGACCTCCGGTTTGTCCCGGGCGCCACGGACTGGCCCGGGTGGCGCGCGCAGACCCTGCGCGGCGCCACCCGCTCCGAGTCGGAGGTCTACCTCTGGGTGGCGCGGACGCCGACGGGTATGACCGTGTCCACCCGATACCCCGGAAACGAGGTCGCCGCCGCCAACGTCCGCCGCCTCATCACCACGGCGTGCACCATCGTCGACGCCGTGATCGATGCCGGCGCACCCATGCGCGATCGGTCTGCGCCGCTGCCCGCCACATCCGGACACGACGAACGTCAACCCGCCTGA